A stretch of Gambusia affinis linkage group LG10, SWU_Gaff_1.0, whole genome shotgun sequence DNA encodes these proteins:
- the nmur1a gene encoding neuromedin-U receptor 1: MQQNRNFLHKCLSLKQSKKQNPESDHILTMSDNCSFDLMDGNEEWLCPPGQKCVNMTSGINGSHIGMDDSCLTEEGYLEKYLGPRRSSVFLPVCLTYLLIFLVGVMGNVLTCTVIARNKVMWTPTNYYLFSLAVSDLLVLMLGMPLELYELWQNYPFLLGKGGCYFKTFLFEMVCLASILNVTALSIERYIAVVHPLRAKYVVTRTHAKRVILTVWGMSVLCAVPNTSLHGLFTLHIHLAGPAGDVNLEIPDSAICTVVKPRWMYNLTIQVTTFVFFILPMITISVLYMLIGLQLKREKMRQALEAKSGFGNDSFCNIRTQQQKARRRQVTKMLFVLVVVFGICWAPFHTDRLMWSFISDWTDSHHEIFEYVHIISGVFFYLSSAVNPILYNLMSTRFREMFKEVMCHRPHHINPRKHSLSVTRVTLRSTLSDAPLSNGAAVAEADMMADGEGKQKDETSFSC, encoded by the exons atgcaacaaaacagaaactttcttcataaatgtttgtctttgaaaCAGAGTAAGAAACAGA ATCCTGAGTCAGACCACATCCTCACCATGTCAGATAACTGCTCCTTCGATCTAATGGATGGGAATGAAGAGTGGCTTTGTCCTCCAGGACAGAAGTGTGTCAATATGACCTCTGGCATAAATGGCAGCCATATTGGTATGGATGATTCATGTTTGACAGAGGAAGGATATCTAGAAAAATATCTGGGGCCTCGTCGATCATCTGTGTTTCTGCCTGTTTGCCTCACTTATTTGCTCATCTTCTTGGTTGGCGTTATGGGGAATGTGCTGACGTGCACTGTCATTGCACGCAACAAGGTCATGTGGACGCCAACAAACTACTACTTGTTCAGCTTGGCGGTGTCAGACCTGTTGGTGCTCATGCTCGGTATGCCACTGGAGCTGTATGAACTTTGGCAAAACTACCCATTTCTCCTGGGGAAGGGAGGCTGCTACTTCAAAACCTTCCTGTTTGAGATGGTCTGCTTGGCATCCATCCTCAACGTGACTGCGCTGAGCATCGAACGATACATTGCTGTGGTGCACCCACTGAGAGCAAAGTATGTAGTGACACGTACTCATGCCAAAAGGGTCATCCTCACTGTATGGGGCATGTCGGTGCTCTGCGCTGTGCCAAACACAAGCTTGCATGGGCTCTTCACCCTCCATATTCACTTAGCCGGTCCTGCTGGTGACGTAAACCTGGAGATTCCTGACTCAGCGATCTGTACGGTGGTGAAGCCACGTTGGATGTACAACCTAACCATCCAGGTTACCACCTTCGTGTTTTTCATTCTGCCCATGATCACGATCAGCGTTCTCTACATGCTCATCGGGCTGCAGCTGAAGCGTGAAAAGATGCGACAGGCACTGGAAGCCAAGTCTGGCTTTGGAAACGACAGCTTCTGCAACATCCGCACTCAGCAGCAGAAGGCACGACGCCGACAGGTCACAAAAATGTTGT TTGTCTTAGTGGTGGTTTTTGGGATCTGCTGGGCCCCGTTTCATACGGATCGCCTCATGTGGAGCTTCATCAGTGACTGGACTGATAGCCATCATGAAATCTTTGAGTACGTGCATATCATCTCCGGCGTGTTTTTCTACCTCAGCTCAGCAGTCAACCCGATCCTTTACAACCTCATGTCCACCCGCTTTAGAGAAATGTTCAAAGAGGTCATGTGCCATCGGCCGCATCATATCAATCCGAGAAAACACTCTCTGAGTGTGACCCGGGTGACGCTGCGCAGCACCCTGAGTGATGCACCACTCAGCAACGGAGCTGCTGTTGCTGAGGCTGACATGATGGCAGATggggaaggaaaacagaaagatgaGACCAGTTTTTCATGTTGA